Genomic window (Chionomys nivalis chromosome 7, mChiNiv1.1, whole genome shotgun sequence):
TGGGTGTGACAACGCTACCCTATGAgccaagcactcagaaggcagagcctgCGGACTGCTCAGAGAGCAAAGACAGCACGGtgtgcacagtgagttccaggctagccaggtctacagtgagaccctgccatgACAGAGGAGGGAACAAGTAGGACACAAACGCCTATGTTTCCTTAATGAAAATTTCTGTTGTTTCCCCCTTGCCCAGACCACCTGAAATATAACTGAAGAACAAAGTCTGTAGCTGGAGATTTTGCACACCTGAGAATCCAAACACTCAGAACTGAGGCGGGGGTCGGGGcgaggagagagggaaagtctGGGCTACAAAGGAAGACCCTGTCCTGATCAGAACACAACAAAACAAGgaataaaaaatctgaaaaactatacTTTAGTGATGTTTATTCCCCCTGCAGGTGCTTGTCAAGAAATCAGACTTCAGTAATGAATTCAGAGGGACCCGGGACAGAGCCCAGGACTCAGACACAACCAAGTGTTCTGTTAACAGAGCTCTACACCTTAACCAGCTCCAAGAAGCCAGCTTTAAAAACCCCAACTGTCactcttaacattttcttttcatagcAAATGATGTAGTCAAAAGCACTCAACAAGCTGAGGCCAGAAGTTTTCCAAAAGTCCcaggccagcgtgggctacagggtaagaccctgtctctagaGCAAGGAGACGAAAGgggtctcagtggttaaaagcactggctgctctttcggaggacctgggtttgattccctgcacccacatggcagctcacaaccatctgtaactccagttgcagatcCCACACTGCTTTTGGTCTCCTCAGGAACCAGGCAGGCAATTAGTATACAGATAATTAGTGTACAGACAATTAGTGTACAGACATATGTGTACGCAGAACATCCACACAcactatttctttaaaatatcaactTTGTAAAGTAACAatacattcttaaaaaaaaatgaaaaagaaaaaaggaagaagtccCCAAACAAGACATAAAAGAGACCATTTTAAGAATAAacagctgagtggtggtggtgcatgcctttgaccCCAGGgttcagtaggcagaggcaggcgggcagatccctgagctttgagctcaaggtcaacctggtctacagagtgagttacaggacagccagggttgttatacaaagaaattgtcttgaaaaacaaaaaacaaaaaaacaagaaaaagaaaaaagacaaagtaatAAATACATAATGAAGAGACCAATAAACGCCCTGAATCCTCAGAAATCCCTCTGCTTCGTCAATTCTAGATTCCTCCCACGTTTTGTTTATCTGATGTATTTTACAATACATGGTAAGTTTTGGGTTCCTTCCTAAATTTTTATTACCAGATGAAACAGACTTGCAACCTAGTCCACACAAAGACAAAATAAGCCATCTACAAAAGTGATATGGAACCAGGCAAAATGGAATAATGCTAAGTTTTTCTTAATGGCACATAAAATCCTGCCGTGAGTTCCAGTCAGAACTCAAGATACAGGAGCTCACAGAGGCCTGACTCCAGGCACTACCGAGACCAGCTTCCGGCCTCCTCCGCTACCTTGTACTGATCTCCTTAATACAGGGCATTGAAACTTATCGCTGCTATTTCATCTGAAAAGGAGGCATGGCCCACAGCAAGGACTCTGCTCTAGGCCTCTGTGACCTCACTCTTGTCTGGCTGCACATTGCACTCCAACACAGGTTACGAAACATGCTGTATCACCCACTgacagaacaaacaagcaacgtTTCTCTTTTATGTTGCTTTGAGAAGGTATAAAATCTCAGCAATCTTCAAGTTTGTAGATCCAACATAGTCCACTTTCTAACTCTTTCCTAGGATTTACTGTGCTCCCAAATCCCACAAAttacaaaatttataaacaaaaatgatTATTTGCAAGTTGGTGAGTGTTCTCATTTGGGTCACCAAACTAAACACAAAAGAGTTTAATTGTAgctcagactgtcctcaaactggaCAGACACACAAGGTGACCTtgatctgcctccacctcccacggGTAGGATTACAGGCACTTGTCACCATGCACTATACAAGTTATTTCTGATTAGTACGATTGACTGGAGGTGTGAGAAAGTCTTTAAGGGGAAAGCAAATCACTCACTGTCACAGTAATGACCAAATCAAGtcaggagcactggctgcactgTACACGCAGCacgaaggaaggaggaagggcaggaCTTGCAATCATTTACATCAGTTCTTGAAAACatagttttaataaaatttaatctcTTTAAGACAGGCAGGGTGGCTcatacctgcaaccccagcacttaggaaactgaggcaggaggattacttggagttggaggccagtttgtactacatagtgagtttcaggcccaCTTATCCCAAAAACCAAACTTTCTGTTGTTGCTCAGGCACTGTAGATTTAACATAGGGCCTGGAGCATACCAGGTAAAAGTGAGCTATACTTCTGgtccaaatttttctttcttcttctatttaatTAAGTTATTTACGTACAAGAACGTTCTGTTTGCaagtacacctgcaggccagaagaggacgctgGGTCCCATGACagcggctgtgagccaccatgtggttgctgggacctcTAGAAAAGCAACCGCTCGTTTGAGCCTCTTAgtcatcttcccagtcccttcatctcatttttatttatttatttggtgatgCTAGGGACTGAACGAGGTAATTGTGCATGCCAGGCacctaggcaagggctctactgCTGTGGTAATCTCCAGCCTCccaattttacttttattgatgaGAACACTGGAGTTCCTGTACAATGTAAAAACCCAGAAATAAAAGATAAGCATCAGAGATGGCACAAAATGTGTGCCCGTTAAGGCTAAGGGAGAAAAGAGTCTCTATGAATAGCTGAAAAGCAAAGTGTAacagtgagagagaaaaggacCAGCTCCCCAGCAACAGGACGACGGCAGGATTATGCACAGGACGTAATGGACGCTACACTACATTCCACAATGCTGGGTTCTTACAATGTGATTTAGAATATCAGATTCATTCTGACACCTGACATGTTGTTCATCCTCTCTCACATTTCCCATTACTTTATACCCGAGGTACACActatagaaaaacaaatttactattattccaaaatatttaaatatctggtCTTGCAACTACAATGTTTGTCAGAAAATCAGTAGGCCTTTCTTCCCTTGCCTTCAGTGCTGACGATCAAACCCTGGACCTGTGACTACCTGGCAACCTCtgtcccactgagccacaccccggCACAGGCAGCTCTCTCACAAAGTGCAAGCTCATTCTGCATTAAATAACTGTGACTGGGGTGtctgaaacaaaataatttttattactatttatttgtcttgtctttttttttttttttctgagatagggtttctctgtagtctggaactagctctgtagtttaggctggcctcgaactctgagatcagcctgcctctgcctcttgagcgctggaattaaagatgtgaactACCATCACCCTGgctcaaaagaattttttaagttacattttaaatttaattctacTGTGTGTGGAAGGGTACACGAAGGCCATCTCTAGTAattaggtcagaggacaatctgtgattctttctttaatgtgggtcctggggattgaactcggatcATTAGGCTGGATGGCAAGCTCCTCTACCCACTGAGTAACCCCCTCAAcccttaaacttttaaaaaatgagatacaAACGAGCATATCCATTCATATTAGCATTTTACAAATATCCCACTGAAAGACTTTGATGCAAAAGTAATGTTAttttgggctgcagagatggctcagaggttaagagcactgactttacttccagaggtcctgagttcaattcccagcaaccatatggtggctcacagccatctgtaatgagatatggtgccctcttctggagtgtaGGCACACAGGCAgccagaacactgtacacataataaataatctttttttaaaaatatgtatgtgtgtgtatatatatataccattcttccatgtatgtctgcaggccagaagaaggcaccagaccccattacagatggctgtgagccaccatatggttgctaggaattgaactcaggacctttggaagaacagtcagtgctcttaacctctgagccatctctccagccccaataaataaatctttaacacaaaaaaagtaatattatttttcacACATAAAATTGAATCATGAAACGTTCAATTTGAGCCTTCAAACACCATTTAAGATTAAAAAGGCCTCCCCAAACTGCAGCTGTAGTATGGACTTGCACTACGGTGTTATCGAGCACCTACTTTTTAAACCACATGATTTCTTCAGGATCTGAGATGCCAAATTCTCTCATCTTCTTCACCATGCTGGCACTCTTCTTAACAGCCACCTCGTATCGCTGGCTGCGAGTGAGGAAGTTATAATCTTCATGCTGGAAGTCCGGGTCGTTCAGAATCAAGTTCTCTGCAAGGAAGTTAAATGACATCAAGAGAAACAGCATTCACCCTCCCGGAATCCCAGCAGATTAGAACGGAGGGCTGTCCCCTCCTAAGTAGGGAGTCCCGGCTTCCCCTAAACTCCAGGGACCCCAAGTTCTCATCCACAGGGGTCTTCCATCAGGttctggagaggagggaggcctGACGCTCCGGCCTCACCGATTTCTCGGCGGCGCCGAGTGTTCTCCGCACTGCCATCCAGGATGTTCGTGATCAGCTCGGGGTTGAAGGTGGCGGCGGCCCGCTCCTTGCGCAGGTCGGGGTTCATGGTGGCGGCCAGGGTTGGTGGCAGAGGAGGTGGCGACAGAAGTGACAGACGCCAAAAAGACGACGACGCAGATGTGCTGCCGTGGCGCAGTGCCGGCCCTAAGAGCTTGGCCGAGGCCGCCGAGGCCCCGCCCCGCCGGCTCCACCACGCCCCGTCCTCGCCGCCACTCGCCGCGTGACCGGCAGTGATCACGGAAGCCGGGACCGCCCGCCGGACGGACGAATCCCCTGCCGCGGGCCAGGGGAAGTCCCCGAGCCGCTCTTCGTCAAGGAGACCAAGGTAGAAGGTCAATTAATAGCTGCGGAGCAGGGAGAGGAGCGGGGCGCTAGCGGGCGTCGCCACTCCGGGCTCACGTGATCTCTCCGGGCCGAAAGGAGACGCGCGCCGCGGATTGGCCAGGGCTTTGAGGGGCGGGATTGCGCCTGCGCCGTGGGGACTCGCCTAGTTCCAGGCTTTGGGGTCGTCTCGCTTAAGTCTCCCCGCAAGCGAGGAGGGGAAGGGGTGACAAGGGCCTAGGGCGGGTTGAGGAGGCTAGTAGAGGGAACGTGTTGGTTTTCCTGGAATCCACCCAAATCGGAGCAAAAGGGGACCAGGACAAAGGTCACGTTCGGGAGAAGGTTCATTACTGTTGGTTAAAAATTTTGGCGGCTTGTGGAGGCTTGGGGCTCTTGGGAAGCTTTGCGGTTTATCAGCGGACAAGAATGTAGATTGGGAGGGAACGGGACGTGTTTCTCTTTGTTTAGTAGTCCAAGCCGTTTTCCTCGTAACCTGcctagaaggtttttttttttggtttttttttttggttttttttttttttgttttttcgagacagggtttctctatggttttggagcctgtcctggaactagctcttgtagaccaggctggtctcgaactcacagagatccgcctgcctctgcctcccgagtgctgggattaaaggcgtgcgccaccaccgcccggcttgcctagaattttttttttttttttttttggtttttcgagacagggtttctctgtggcttttttttggagcctgtcctggaactagctctgtagaccaggctggtctcgaactcacagagatccgcctgcctctgcctcccgagtgctgggattaaaggcgtgcgccaccatcgcccggcttgccTAGAAGTTTTGAAACCAGACTTTGGTTtgctttatcatcatcatcaaaaatGTAATTGTACGCTTGCAAAGCTCCAATGTACGACTTATAACAAAGAGTTTCTTagcctccaggacagccagttttCGCCAATTTGGTTTTTAgttcttattccttaaaaagcgCAAAGTTGCGGGGGCGTGGTGGTACTAGCTTTGACTCCCAGcacagttcaaggccatcctggtctatagaagAGAGTACCAgcacagcaagggctacacagagaaaccctgtttcccaAAGCAAGAAGTGCTAAGTGGTCGGCTGGAGATACAGTTTACATTGTGCTAATCTAGCATGCCCAGAGCCCAAGACTTGCTCCCCAAGCATCCCATAggctgggcacggtggcacagGTTTGTAATTCCAGGTTGAGGTTTGAGGATCTAGGAGTCCAGGCCATTTTCAGCTGTGCagagagtttgagggcagcctgggttgTGTGTTGACCTGTTTCCAAACGTTTTTAAATGCTAAATAAGATGCACTGTCTTCATTTAATTTAGCGGTCTTTCGACTTCATGCCACGTGGGAGAGCTACAGTCTGTTATGGCTCTCTAACTTGCCCTTGTAACAACATATTTAAGACCCATTTACATTAACATTACCTCGGATGAATACAGTCAATGAAGGAtttatcttgaaaacaaaatttaaggaaGCCCCCCcaaattcaatattttaaagcACTGCTTTTTTCTCTTGGGGCAGGAGATGGGCCTCTGAGCTACATACCCCAGCCCCACaatatttataaattcaaaaGAGCAAAAtgctaaaaattttaagtaaagacTATATCATTGTGGCTGCTTGTACTTTCGGCTCAGGCTCCAGTCGGCCTGCGCAAGCCTCTGTCACTGAGGCTGTTTTCAAGGCACTGATACTTCATTTAGTTTGGTTATTGAGAATTGTGTTCCACTTGTCAAAAGCTTATATCTCAAAATATACTCTGCAAAAGTAATTGATAAGATAAAACCAAGGTTGAAGTTATTGCTTAATGGGGTAAAAAGGGACCATTCCATGGTAAACCTTTGGCAGACTCTCAGAGAGGGGACGATCTGGTCAAATAGTGACAATTGGAAATTTGACCTGGCCTGTTGGTACAGGCCTGGAATCTCAGCTACTCAAGACACTGAGAcgggaggatcacaagttcaagaccaacctgagttGCAGAGAACTGTAAATTTAGTTTACAGCAGCTCTGGGTCTTAATTACAGTAAGAATTATGTGAGAATCACAATACAGATTGGGGGTGGCGGtgaagcctttagtcccagcactcgggaggcagaggcaggtgggatctcTGTCCCTTCCaaaccatcctggtctacagagtgagttccaagccaaccaaagctacatgagaccctgtctcaaaacaacaacaaaagaatgacAGTACAAAATGGGAAGTGACAAGGTATTCAGAGGTCAGACTGGCTGCTAATGTTGAAACCGTCCACCTGGCTGGGCAGGCCAGGCAGAACTAGAAATGCTGACGAAGGCAGAGTTCTGGCAGATTTCGTTCACATGAATAGTAAGGTACGGCTTTAGATCAGTGCTCAGCAGGTATGGGTGGGTGGTTTCAGTTTTCATCCTCTCCATGAACCCAGTCATCCATCATATTTAATAATATCCCAGAAACTGGAAGACGCAAAGGACGTAGCCATCAGAACCCCTGCCTCATGGGATGATAATCTGGTGAGCGAAACAGacgaaaacaaaaaacagaccaaACTCTTTGAAATCTGATTGTTTAGTAAACCGCAGTGAAGAAAAGGATCACTGTGGAGGTGTAGAGTGAACAGGGCTATAGAGAAATCTATGTTAGTGGTAGAGGAGGAAGACACTACTGTCAAAGAGCTATTTGAAAATATCTAAAGTAGAAGGgacttggaaaaaaagaaacagtctgagccgggcggtggtggcgcacgcctttaatcccagcactcgggaggcagaggcaggcggatctctgtgagttcgagaccagcctggtctacaagagctagttccaggacaggctccaaaaccacagagaaaccctgtctcgaaaaaaccaaaaaaaaaaaaaaaaaaaccaaaaaaaaaaaaaaaaaaaaaagaaacagtctggtaaagtctagaaaagaaaaacttcacaTTGGGCTGACAagatgtgatgtgggaggtccttctgtctatgtgttgtttttattggttaataaagaagttgctgccgggcggtggtggcgcacgcctttaatcccagcactcgggaggcagaggcaggcggatctctgtgagttcgagaccagcctggtctacaagagctagttccaggacaggctccaaagccacagagaaaccctgtctcgaaaaaccaaaaaaaaaaggccgggcgatggtggcgcacgcctttaatcccagcactcgggaggcagaggcaggcggatctctgtaagttcgagaccagcctggtctacagagctagttccaggacaggctccaaagccacagagaaactctgtctcgaaaaaccaaaaaaaaaaaaaaaaagaaaaaccaaaaaaaaaaagaagttgctttcggccaatggcttagcagagtataGCCAGGCTAAATcaagaagacctctcttaaaggagctgcagcatgccaccagcaagcagagcccatccgaaaaaaaatatatggctaaactttgttttttagtgtctagaattcctttacAAGCCCtctcgggttttatgtggatttagctagcacacgtTGGAGCGCTAATTTGTTATAGGAGAGCTgcttgtttctggctgctcagccctgaaataaccacacagaaactgtattgatcaaatcactgcttggcccattagctctagcttcttattggctaactcttacatcttaatttagcccatttctattaatctgtgtatcgccacaaggctgtggcttagcaggtaaagttccagtgtctatgccagctacatggcttctcactcaaCTCCgcccactctctctatatatgtctctTCCAGCCTcgctatattctgctaagccattggctgaaagaaacttctttattcattaaccaaaaaagtaacacatagacagaaggacctcccacatcaaagatggctcagtggataaaggctctTGCCTCCTGAAGATGCAAGCCTACAGGCCTGAGgtcaagccccagaacccacataaaggtttGAAAGAGGAGAACCAACTCCATgaggttgttttctgacctccattgtGTGCTGTGGCAAGCATATACCTGCACATACACCAACAATAAATGCTATTTATCATAAAAAAAATTTgtcaggcggcagaggcagggagagcactgtaagttcacggccagcctggtctactgcaTAATGTTGTGTGTTGCAGGCCAGCTAGAGCTCTATGGTTTTTGTCTGAAAATAACTGAATAAAACTTGTTTGAGAATCAGGAAGAGCTCTCGGCTACAGACACTGGGTTGATCATGAGCCAGAGGAAGGACAAGGGGAAATAAAGGCTAAAGCTAGGCCACTGCCACCCAGTGTGGCACGATGGGCCAACCTCAGACTGGGTTCTGTTGGTTGTGGTGAGTCCTGTTGTCTGACCCCCACGTGTGGATTTTCAtttttgcacactcaggaatcttgATAGGGATCAAAGAAGCAGCTCCCCTTTCACCCAGATTCCCTGGTTAACGTTTTGTCACTGTTGCTTTGCCGATCACCTGCCGGTCAGCTTTGTTTATTCCCTCCCCTTTGGAGCTGTTTGAGGAAACGTGGAGGTCCTCCTTTGCTTACAAATATCTAAGAATCTCCCAAAAATAAGGACATGCACAGGAGAATTACGGTTAAGGTAACTGAAGGTTGACGAAACACTCCTGTCTGACCTACGTTCCTTTTCATGGTTTTACTGTTGTCCTTTATTGCCCTTTATCAGATGTTTTGCTCATCTGGAATCTCATCTGGCATCATAAGTGACATTATGTTACCTGCTGAGGGCTGTTGCAATAGAATGCCACAGAGTGACTTAATTTACAGGCTCTCTAAATCTGAGATCGGAAGGTCCACGGAGCTGCATAGTCATGCACTCTCTAAATGCCAGCAGTTGGGCAGCTGGGCCAGGAGTTAgaagccagccagggccacagagtGAAACCcagtctttcaaagaaaatgtccatgggctggagagactgctctttcttgcagaggacctgagttcagttcccaccacccgtgtcaggtggctcacaactgcctgagaCTCTCATCCCAGGAGATTGACTCTTTTCTAGCCCCCATaagcatgcacacctgcacatacacacacataagtaaaaataaattttaaaaaaatgaagatgaggacctagagagataggtcagtggttaagaactcttattggctgggcagtggtgacacacacatttaatcccagcactcaggaggcagaggctggcggatctctgttagttcgaggccagcctggtcttcagagcaagttccaggacaggctccaaagctatacagagaaaccctgtctcataaaacgaacaaacaaaaagtaaaggaCTCACTGTTCTCGAAGAGGGCTCAGATTCTCGGCACTCACGCGGCAGCTCGCAGACATCTGTAACTACATAGGCAGCAGGCATACAAGTGGTCCACAGATACATACAAGtaagacacatgtacacatgtaaagAATGACATGAAGAAGCGGTTCTGGGATGGATAacttttatgcagtgctggggatccaaaccacGCTCGGCTGcagctctctaccaactgagctacattctagCTGCATGCTGCATATGGGAccttttgggattaaaggcacaagcTGCCAAGGTTACCAGCTTGTAGCCAGTGTTTGATTAGAACGAGTcaggctcttttgtttgttttacctatggctcagcagttaagagctctggctactcttgcagaggaggacctgggttagatTTCCAGCACCCCCATGGTGGTTCACAAATGTCAGcagatcaaaaaaaaacaaatgtcagCAGATCCTTCCCCCTCTCCCGGCTTCCTCAGGCACTGCTCATACTTAGtggacagacatacatgcaggcaaaacactcacacacataaaataaaaatgagatggcCAACGTGAGCAACAGTAGAAACTCTGCAGCCCACAAAGATAGAGCACACTTATGCATCTTTTGTGGGgggtgttttgaggcagggtctctctttgtagccctgctgtcctggaactcactctgtagaccaggctggcctcgaactcagaggttcacctgcctctgcctcccgagtactggggtcAGAGTGTGGGCCACCACTCCTGCCTAGTATATGTTTCTTTACAGACCTCTGCCTTATGAAACTGATGGAGAATGGAGATTGCTGTGGTAACAGACTTCCCCTGTTTAtatatcatgtgtatgtgtgtcggtGTGATTCAGGCTTGTATGTTAGCTTGCGAGCTCATGACGTATCAAAGACTTGCACAGCCCTTCCTGCTGGAGTTAGTCTTCCAGATGTGGCTGGTTTCTCATGTCTTATGGTTGTCTTGATTTATCAGGAATTTTCAAATCTCCATCCTGTTTGGTTCCTGATGCCATCGATGCTGCCCAGACCTGGGATCTACTACTTCCCCTGGGAAGTCAGTGATGGCCAAGTTCCCGACGGAAGCACGCTGCGAACTTTTGGCAGGTAAGAATGGTCATCCCTTCATGTGGTGGGGTGGTTACATAGCTCCCCTCCAAAGAAACTCAATTAAAATggttttaatattattttgtctAATTATaaattctcactgtgtagccccagctggcttGGAATGATCCagctagaccaggctgaccttaaactcagagatctgcctgcctctgcttcccaagtactgggattaaaggcgtgcaccaccgtgcGTGGCtgtattgttttaatataaataacCCACAAAGTagtaaagaaaagcaaacatcACATGTAGCATCATTGTCCAGACAACCATCGATAAGTTTGTGACCTCTCTGTACTCTCTCATGTGGATCTGTGTAAGTGATCATCTGGGCAGATGCGGgtacacacttacatacatatgCTGTGTTAGTTGTATATTGTCCTGTCTCAGGTCACCTGAAAGTAAAGTGGTaccagcatggtgacacacatctgtgaCCCTAGCTCGGGAGGATCTCAGGGTTCAAGGCCTGCTGAGAAGCTTGGCAATTTACtgcctcaaaagagaaaaaataaactgGGCACGGCAGCTCATGCCTTGAATTTAgtacttggaagcagaggcaggtgggtttctgtgagttcaaggccagcttggtctacatattgagttccagaccagccagggatgAACATCACCAGGAGACCGTATCCAGTGCAAAAGCAAAGTCTTTATTGTGAGTTAACTCGGGTCCCTCTGTCCAGCTGAAgcttcagcagcagcagggacAATAACAACAGGAGCAGCACAAGAGACCACCAGCagtgaaaagtgtgtgtgtgggggggggttataTGGGGGAAATTCCAAGCACTGGGCTTGTGATTGGCTGTCCCCTAGTGGGGTGAGGGGAATTCCAGACTTCCAGGCTTGGGATTGGCTGCCTCCTAGAATGTAAGGAGGCCTGAGGGGAATTCCCAACTGCCAGTGATTGGTccattttccctgctcagggattggctggttttgtgtcaaggGCAAAGATGGCTCTGGTTCTGGGGCctaactgtgtttctttctttggttctttttaccTCTTTGATTCTAATTTTTGGGCCAGGGTAAAATCTATGGTATGCTCTGAATCTAGGGGCTTAGTGCGTTCTTTTGGTCCTGGTTTCAGGGTCTGGGGACTTTTTCTCCGGCTCTAGGTTCGGGAACAAAATGTCTCTTCCACTAGCTCTGGTTCCAtttccagggtgtgtttctttccctggctctgaacccagagccagacTGCTTGGGGGTTGTGCTAGGGCTATGAACTTACTGGATCTGTAGGGGCCTGGGCCTcttaagaccttgtttcaaaataaaattcacaacATTCAAAGTCAGAGTAAGAAAATTGACAGGCAGTTGCCTCCCATCTGTAAGGCAGTGGGGAACCCTTGTTCCAGTCCGtggctttatattttatttttggatcAGTGTGAAGCCAGTCATGGACTTCCACGTATTGGTTGGCCTCCTCTATGGAACTTGGAGGTTGGCTTGTCTATGAGTAGAAATGCTCACGCCTCCTCTGCTCTCCAGGTTGCTCCGCTACGACATGACACGCTCCCTGGTGACCCTGGCAGCACAGCAAAGACCTGATCAGTGCCAGCTGCATGTCTGCACGAAGTTGGTGGAGCCTTTTGAGCCGTGTGTGGGCTTCCTGTACATGGTTCTTGGAGAGCTGGAGCATGAGGAGGGTAAGGTGTGCTCCCTACAGCCTGCTTCACTCTGACACCTCCGCTGGGGTGTCTTCTGTGTAAGCCAAGAATGTactgaggctgggcggtggtggcgcacgcctttaat
Coding sequences:
- the Ten1 gene encoding CST complex subunit TEN1; this encodes MPSMLPRPGIYYFPWEVSDGQVPDGSTLRTFGRLLRYDMTRSLVTLAAQQRPDQCQLHVCTKLVEPFEPCVGFLYMVLGELEHEEDGGSVVKARLLTCVEGMDLSLLEKAILEQRLCLQKKQQPIGVASSLPTPPAAPPSH